Proteins from one Ipomoea triloba cultivar NCNSP0323 chromosome 1, ASM357664v1 genomic window:
- the LOC116028769 gene encoding transcription factor bHLH162-like: protein MRMQSRRSSSNTAANAEMPPKLERKHVEKKRRENLKFLYNHLFSLLPTHHISPGTMALPDQVDEAVNYIKTLQNQLEKSKQKKQELLSEQQIQIRSTTIPRKRPHYYSSSSSSSSCSNSTSKQPLIQILDIGPDIDVVLIDGLEDMAAFHNIIRTLHEHGLEVATAIFQPRGNSTLQILHQQGFGGTKTVYEKLKQAAVNGSSGSEPESLDSWDFDIWGFPILETSQEQLQNPPPYCIDNSTDHE from the coding sequence ATGAGGATGCAGTCACGAAGATCATCATCAAATACTGCTGCAAATGCAGAAATGCCTCCAAAACTGGAGAGGAAGCACGTGGAGAAGAAGCGGAGGGAAAACTTGAAGTTCCTCTATAACCATCTCTTCTCTCTTCTCCCAACTCATCATATTTCTCCGGGAACAATGGCCTTGCCAGATCAAGTAGACGAAGCCGTGAATTACATAAAAACTTTGCAGAATCAACTGGAGAAAAGCAAGCAGAAGAAACAAGAATTATTATCGGAGCAGCAGATTCAAATTCGAAGCACTACAATTCCCAGAAAAAGACCTCACTATTActcttcctcctcctcatcaTCTTCTTGCAGTAATTCAACCAGCAAACAACCTCTGATCCAAATTCTCGACATCGGACCGGACATTGACGTTGTTCTGATCGACGGTCTGGAAGACATGGCTGCGTTTCACAACATCATCAGAACACTCCACGAACACGGCCTTGAAGTTGCCACTGCCATTTTTCAACCCCGCGGAAACTCCACTCTGCAGATTCTCCACCAACAAGGATTCGGAGGTACTAAGACAGTGTACGAGAAACTAAAACAAGCAGCGGTTAATGGATCCTCCGGCAGTGAACCAGAATCATTAGATTCCTGGGATTTCGACATTTGGGGATTCCCTATACTAGAAACATCCCAAGAACAACTTCAGAATCCACCACCATACTGCATAGACAACTCAACTGATCATGAGTAA